In Erigeron canadensis isolate Cc75 chromosome 7, C_canadensis_v1, whole genome shotgun sequence, one DNA window encodes the following:
- the LOC122607716 gene encoding DNA replication complex GINS protein PSF3-like, which translates to MAQYYDLDDILADEELVPVVFLEAVNGVGLVESNETTRVEPKSKAELPFWLAKELHLRQVASVSVLPCYNNRTREEIGADGAHVDLRSQCSYFYELGCKIVQLIGDKTIGSLLLVAFQTRYKEVLIKAHTAASVLTPKYLSLLTKEETKLYDAAKSSAIAFKTWRMGGPRLQKASVLGRKRKPLWGVGSH; encoded by the exons ATGGCCCAATATTATGATCTTGATGACATCTTAGCTGATGAAGAG CTTGTGCCCGTGGTTTTTCTCGAAGCAGTTAACGGAGTTGGTTTGGTTGAATCCAATGAAACAACCAGG GTTGAACCCAAGTCGAAGGCGGAATTGCCATTTTGGCTTGCAAAAGAATTGCATTTGAGACAGGTGGCGTCTGTCAGCGTTCTTCCGTGTTATAATAACAG AACTCGGGAAGAAATTGGAGCTGATGGTGCACACGTGGACTTGAGATCTCAATGCtcatatttttatgaattagGATGCAAAATAGTGCAGTT GATTGGTGACAAGACCATTGGATCTTTACTCTTGGTTGCTTTCCAGACAAGGTATAAGGAGGTCTTGATCAAGGCACATACTGCAGCATCCGTGTTGACCCCAAAATATTTATCACTATTgacaaaagaagaaacaaaat TGTATGATGCTGCCAAGTCATCAGCTATAGCGTTTAAGACTTGGCGAATGGGAGGGCCAAGATTACAAAAAGCTTCAGTTCTTGGTAGAAAGAGGAAACCGCTTTGGGGAGTAGGTTCTCATTAG